In the genome of Archocentrus centrarchus isolate MPI-CPG fArcCen1 unplaced genomic scaffold, fArcCen1 scaffold_173_ctg1, whole genome shotgun sequence, one region contains:
- the LOC115775530 gene encoding piggyBac transposable element-derived protein 4-like: MSRTRAFDYRRATPPPPPQPPPPQPPPPQPPPPDAAILSPRLAEAITAIMSSRGNAALDDRGSSSGRSCGPQSTGEDRAGDGGYYEEGDYDTEEEEEEEENKESGGQDEEGEQEEEEEEGAGGNDEERDRDMEEEEEEEEESMMASNRGTVTWRSTPFSSDRRHRSSRRQRRVSSSSSNPGPTERARDAVSQNSTASAFLAYFEPQLEDRVIAMTNLEAGRRAGAGRGIDGWRPMGRAEFRAYVGLLILAGMYRSRGEACKSLWHAETGRSIFRATMPLKTFRAYSADLRFDDRDTREARRLAAGHDKLAPIREVWDAWCERLPLLYEPGPEVTVDERLVPFKGRCPFKQYMPSKPARYGIKLWVACDAKSSYAWKMLAYTGKCDKRGPPEKNLASRVVLELTEGLGPGRNVTFDNFFTSYELVRRLFFQRGLTSLGTLRANRAEIPRRLLEVKGRPVPLSRFAFSSTAEPPAAAVVSYLAKRNKKVLILTKHEQHVRAPGLSGRADGKPLAVLHYNRTKGGVDNLDKVLGTYSCRRRTTRWPLALFHNMVDVSAYNAFVLWRELNPAWMPGKRNKRRLFLEQLGKELAANAAAAREGTKVRERGDGGNGDGKSDNATGSSRDGRRGGESEASYEARRKRCRMCPRSRDAKTKTLCHGCRVHVCGKCAVVYCPNCASAPCQ, from the exons ATGTCGCGTACGCGAGCGTTCGATTACCGGCGTGCGACGCCACCGCCGCCGCCGCAGCCGCCGCCGCCGCAGCCGCCGCCGCCGCAGCCGCCGCCGCCGGATGCTGCGATCCTGTCGCCTCGGCTAGCTGAGGCAATCACGGCGATCATGTCGTCTCGTGGCAATGCCGCCTTGGACGATCGGGGTTCCTCCTCGGGTCGGAGTTGCGGACCGCAGTCTACCGGCGAGGACCGGGCCGGGGACGGAGGGTACTATGAAGAGGGAGATTACGatactgaagaagaagaagaagaagaagagaataaGGAGAGCGGAGGGCAGGATGAAGAGGGAGAAC aagaagaagaagaagaggaaggtgcCGGAGGGAATGATGAGGAGAGAGATCGtgacatggaggaggaggaggaggaggaagaggaatcgATGATGGCGTCGAATCGAGGGACGGTTACGTGGAGATCGACTCCGTTCTCCTCCGATCGCCGGCATCGTTCCTCGCGACGGCAGCGGCGCGTCTCGTCGTCTTCGTCGAACCCGGGTCCCACGGAGCGCGCCCGCGACGCCGTGTCGCAAAACTCGACGGCTTCGGCGTTTCTGGCGTACTTTGAACCCCAACTCGAGGACCGGGTGATCGCGATGACGAACCTGGAGGCCGGCAGGAGGGCCGGGGCGGGGAGGGGGATCGACGGCTGGCGACCCATGGGTCGAGCCGAGTTTCGCGCATACGTGGGACTGCTGATCCTCGCCGGCATGTACAGGTCGAGGGGCGAGGCGTGCAAGAGCCTGTGGCACGCGGAGACCGGTCGCTCGATATTTCGCGCGACCATGCCCCTCAAGACGTTCCGCGCGTACTCCGCGGACCTGCGATTTGACGATCGCGACACCAGAGAGGCCAGGCGCCTGGCCGCCGGGCACGACAAGCTGGCACCCATCAGGGAAGTGTGGGACGCGTGGTGCGAGAGGCTGCCGCTCCTGTACGAGCCCGGACCCGAGGTCACGGTGGACGAGAGGCTGGTTCCCTTCAAAG GTCGATGTCCCTTCAAGCAATACATGCCCAGCAAGCCGGCCAGGTACGGGATCAAGCTGTGGGTGGCGTGCGACGCCAAATCCAGCTACGCGTGGAAGATGCTGGCGTACACCGGGAAATGCGACAAGCGAGGTCCTCCCGAGAAAAACCTGGCATCCAGAGTGGTGCTCGAGCTGACCGAGGGACTGGGACCGGGCCGCAACGTCACCTTCGACAACTTCTTCACGTCGTACGAGCTGGTCAGGAGGCTGTTCTTCCAAAGGGGCCTCACCTCGCTGGGGACCTTGCGTGCGAACAGGGCCGAGATCCCCAGGCGACTGCTCGAAGTCAAGGGCAGACCGGTGCCGTTGTCGCGATTCGCGTTCTCGTCGACCGCGGAGCCTCCCGCCGCCGCCGTGGTCTCCTACCTGGCCAAGCGCAACAAGAAAGTGCTGATCCTCACCAAGCACGAGCAGCACGTGCGCGCCCCGGGGCTGAGCGGGCGAGCGGACGGGAAGCCCCTGGCGGTGCTCCACTACAATCGCACCAAGGGAGGCGTGGACAACCTGGACAAGGTGTTGGGCACGTACAGTTGCAGGAGAAGGACGACTCGCTGGCCCCTGGCCCTCTTTCACAACATGGTGGACGTGTCCGCGTACAACGCCTTCgtgctgtggagggagctgaatcCCGCCTGGATGCCGGGCAAGCGCAACAAACGCAGGCTGTTCCTGGAACAGCTGGGCAAAGAGCTGGCGGCCAACGCAGCCGCCGCCAGAGAGGGGACGAAGGTGAGGGAGAGGGGCGACGGCGGCAACGGCGACGGCAAAAGCGACAACGCGACAGGGTCGTCGCGCGACGGCAGGCGCGGCGGCGAGTCCGAGGCGTCGTACGAGGCGAGGAGGAAGAGATGTCGCATGTGCCCCAGGAGCAGGGACGCCAAGACCAAGACTCTGTGTCACGGCTGTCGCGTGCACGTGTGCGGCAAGTGCGCCGTGGTCTACTGTCCAAACTGCGCCTCGGCCCCGTGTCAGTGA